Proteins encoded by one window of Oreochromis niloticus isolate F11D_XX linkage group LG17, O_niloticus_UMD_NMBU, whole genome shotgun sequence:
- the dcn gene encoding decorin precursor (The RefSeq protein has 3 substitutions compared to this genomic sequence), whose amino-acid sequence MRSACLSLLLVTACWALPFRQSGFLDFMMEDEGSGDPVTESPLPPVIGGPKCPFRCQCHLRVIQCSDLGLKAVPEDIPDDTTLLDLQNNKITEIKENDFKNLKGLHALILVNNKLTIIHPKAFSPLTKLQRLYLSKNLLKEMPANMPKSLQELRIHENEITKIKKASFQGMSHVIVMELGSNPLKTAGIEAGAFADLKRASYIRIADTNITEVPKGLPSSLSELHLDGNKITKLTADRLKGMKNLAKLGLSYNQISSVENGTLSNAPHLRELHLDNNALTSVPPGLPDHKYIQVVYLHAHKIAAVGTEDFCPPGFNTKKAMYSGISLFSNPVPYWEVQPVTFRCVFDRSAIQLGNYRKK is encoded by the exons ATGAGGTCTGcctgtctctctctgctcctgGTCACCGCCTGCTGGGCTCTGCCCTTTCGCCAGTCTGGCTTCTTAGACTTCATGATGGAGGATGAGGGGTCAGGGGACCCTGTTACTGAGTCCCCATTGCCCCCAGTGATTGGAGGCCCTAAATGCCCCTTCAGATGCCAGTGCCACTTGCGTGTGATCCAGTGCTCTGACCTCG GCCTGAAGGCCGTCCCTGAGGATATTCCAGATGACACCACCCTGCTGGACCTGCAGAACAACAAGATCACTGAGATCAAGGAAAATGACTTCAAGAACCTTAAAGGACTACAC GCTCTGATCCTCGTGAACAACAAACTCACTATCATCCACCCCAAGGCCTTCAGCCCTCTGACCAAGCTGCAGCGCCTGTACCTGTCAAAGAACTTGCTAAAGGAAATGCCCGCTAACATGCCAAAGAGCCTGCAGGAGCTTCGCATCCATGAGAATGAGATCACCAAGATTAAAAAGGCCTCCTTCCAGGGCATGTCCCATGTCATCGTCATGG agcttGGATCCAATCCTCTGAAGACTGCAGGAATTGAGGCCGGTGCTTTTGCTGACCTGAAAAGGGTGTCTTACATTCGCATTGCAGACACTAACATCACAGAGGTCCCCAAAG GTCTGCCCAGCTCTCTCTCTGAGCTTCACCTGGATGGAAACAAAATCACCAAGCTGACAGCTGATAGGCTCAAAGGCATGAAGAACCTGGCAAA GCTGGGTCTGAGTTACAATCAGATCAGCTCTGTGGAAAACGGCACATTGGCTAACGCACCCCACCTGCGAGAGCTGCACCTTGACAACAATGCTCTGACCAGCGTTCCTCCTGGCCTGCCCGACCATAAGTACATCCAG GTGGTCTACCTTCATGCCAACAAGATTGCTGCTGTGGGAACAGAGGACTTCTGTCCTCCCGGCTTCAACACCAAGAAGGCCATGTACTCTGGCATCAGCCTGTTCA